GGATGAGCGCGATGATGATGAGCGCGTTGAAGATGATGGCCGACAAAATCGCGCTCTGCGGCGTCGAAAGCCCCATCACGTTCAGAACGCCAAGCTGTGGATAGAGCGCCAGGAACATCGCCGGGATGATGGCGAAATATTTGGCGATATCGTTGGCGATGGAGAACGTCGTCAGCGCACCGCGCGTCATCAGCAATTGCTTGCCGATTTCGACGATCTCGATGAGCTTGGTGGGATCGCTGTCGAGATCGACCATGTTGCCGGCCTCGCGCGCCGCCACCGTGCCGGTGTTCATGGCCACGCCGACATCCGCCTGCGCCAGCGCCGGCGCGTCATTGGTGCCATCGCCGCACATGGCGACGAGCTTGCCCTTGGCCTGTTCCTCGCGGATAAGCTCCAGCTTGTTTTCCGGCGTTGCCTGGGCGAGGAAATCATCGACGCCCGCTTCCGCCGCTATTGCCGCGGCCGTCATCGGATTATCGCCGGTGATCATGACGGTGCGGATGCCCATGCGGCGAAGCTCGGCGAAACGTTCGCGAATACCGCCCTTGACGATATCCTTCAGTTGCACGACGCCGAGCAGCTTGCCATCACGCACCACCGCAAGCGGCGTGCCGCCGGCCTTTGCGATGTCTTCCGCTATTGCGCGGATAGCCCGCGTGGCATCCGTTTCGGTTTTGAGGGCAAGCGCCGCATTGCCATGTTGCAGAGCGCCGCCATCGACATAGGCAAGAACCGCATCAACCGCGCCCTTGCGGATGGAGGCACCTTCGAAATCGACGCCGCTCATGCGGGTCTGGGCGGTGAAGGGCACGAAGCTGGCGTGCAGCTTCTGCATGTCGCGGGCACGGATGCCGTATTTTTCCTTGGCCAGCACCACGATCGAGCGGCCTTCCGGCGTTTCGTCGGCAAGCGAGGCGAGCTGCGCGGCATCGGCAAGTTCCTGCTCGGAGACGCCGGGGATGGGGCGGAATTCCGTCGCCTGCCGGTTGCCAAGCGTGATGGTGCCGGTCTTGTCGAGCAGCAGCGTGTCGACATCCCCCGCCGCCTCGACGGCGCGGCCGGACATAGCGAGCACGTTGAAACGCACCAGCCTGTCCATGCCGGCAATGCCGATAGCGGACAGAAGCGCGCCGATGGTGGTGGGGATAAGCGTGACGAACAGCGCCACCAGCACGATGATCGGAATGGAACCGCCCGCATAGGCCGCGAAACTTGGAATGGTCGCGGTGGCGAGAACGAAGATCAACGTCATGCCGGCCAGCAGGATGTTGAGCGCGATCTCGTTCGGCGTCTTCTGGCGCTCGGCACCTTCGACCAGCGAAATCATCCGGTCGAGGAAGGTGGAGCCGGCAGCAGCGGTGATGCGCACCCTTATCCAGTCCGATAGAACCTGCGTGCCGCCGGTAACCGCCGAGCGGTCGCCGCCGGATTCGCGGATGACGGGGGCGGATTCGCCTGTGATCGCCGCCTCGTTGACGGAGGCGACACCTTCGATGACTTCACCGTCGGAAGGGATGATGTCGCCCGCCTCGACGAGAACGACATCGTTCACCTTCAGACTGTCGCCCGCAACCATTTTATACTGGCTGCGATCATCGCCGGTCAGAAGTTTCGCCTGGGTTTCCGTGCGGGTCTTGCGCAGGGAATCCGCCTGCGCCTTGCCGCGCCCTTCGGCGACGGCTTCGGCGAAATTGGCAAACAGCACGGTGAACCAGAGCCAGAGATTGATCTGGAAGGAAAAGGCGAGATTGGCGCCGCCGGTTATGAGGTCGCGGATGAATAGCACCGTTGTCAGCACCGACACCGTCGCCACGACGAACATGACCGGGTTACGCGCAAGTGTGCGTGGGTTGAGCTTTTTGAATGCGTCGGCGATGGCCGGCACGAGAATGCGAGAATCGAGGATGCTCGCTTGTTTGGACTGGCTCATGAAGAGGCTCCAGCGTTTGAAACAGGGCGACCGATGAGGATCGATCAGCCCGTGATAACTTCGAGAGCGACAACGGCGGCGAACAGAGCCGCCATCATCGCAAGAATGAGATTGGAGGCGCACCAGCCGCCGGGCGTGGCGCTCCCTTTGACGGGAGCGCCTTTGCGGACGGGAACAATGCGGTTAGGTCGGGACATGTCGTCATTCATGGCATCACCTCAGAAGAGCTGGCCTGCCGCCATGACAAGATGTTCGGCAACGGGGCCGAGCGCGAGCGCTGGCAGGAAGGTAAGGCCGCCGACAATCAGGATCGTGCCGACAAGCAGGCCGACGAAGAGCGGGCCATCGGTCGGGAAGGTGCCTGCCGATGCTGGAACAGTCTTTTTGGTGACCAGCGAGCCGGCAATGGCGAGTGCCGGAATGATGACCAGAAAACGCCCCATCAGCATGCCGAGACCAAGCGTGATGTTGTACCAGGTGGTATTGCCGGTCAGACCGCCGAAAGCCGAGCCGTTATTGGCGGCTGCCGAGGTATAGGCATAGAGGATTTCGGAGAAGCCATGCGGCCCGGCCGTTCCGATCGACGCCACCGCCGAGGGTAGAACCGTGGCCGTTGCCGTAAACGCCAGCATGGCGAGCGGCAGGCAGAGGATGGCCAGAACCGCCATCTTCATTTCCTTGGCCTCGATCTTCTTTCCGAGATATTCCGGCGTGCGGCCGACCATCAGCCCCGCCACGAAGATGGCGATGACGATGAACAGAAGAATGCCGTAGAAACCCGCGCCGACACCGCCAACGATAACCTCACCCAGCTGCATGTTGATGAGCGGAACGAGACCACCGAGCGCCGTGAAGCTGCCATGCATGGCATTGACCGCGCCGCAGGATGCAGCCGTGGTGATCACCGCAAAGAGCGACGAGAGCACCACGCCGAAGCGGACTTCCTTACCCTCCATGTTACCACCAGCGAGACCAAAGCTGTGCATCAGCGGGTTTCCGGCCGCTTCCGCCCAATAGGTGACGGCGACGCCCGCGATGAACAGCACACCCATGGCGGCGAGGATCGCCCAGCCCTGGCGCTGGTTGCCGACCATGCGGCCGAAGACATTGGTGAAGGCAGCACCGATCGCAAAGATCGACACCATCTGGATCATGTTGGAAAAGGCATCAGGGTTTTCAAACGGATGCGCGGAATTGGCATTGAAGAAACCGCCGCCATTGGTTCCGAGCATCTTGATGGCGAGTTGCGATGCCACCGGGCCGACCGCAATCGTCTGCTGCGCGCCTTCCAGTGTCCGCGCCGTGACATAGGCGCCGAACGTCTGCGGCACGCCGAGCCACACATAAACGAGCGTCAGCACGATGCAGAGCGGCAGGAGCACGTAGAGCGTGGAGCGGACCATATCCACCCAGAAATTACCGATCGCCTTGCCGGAAGCGCGCGAAAAAGCGCGGATGAGGCCGATGGCGATCGCCATGCCCGTGGCGGCCGAAACGAAATTCTGCACGGTGAGACCCGCCATCTGGGTCAGATAGGACAGGGTGCTTTCCCCGCCGTAATTCTGCCAGTTGGTATTGGTGACGAAGCTGACCGCCGTGTTGAAGGACAATTCAGGCCCGACGGCCGGCATCGCCTGCGGATTATAGGGCAGCACGGCCTGAAAGCGCATCAGCGCATAAAGCAGGACGAAACCGAGAAGGTTGAAGAGAAGCATGGAAAACGCATAGGTCGTCCAGTGCTGCTCCTCGCGCTCGCTGGTGCCGGCAAGGGCGTAGAGACCGCGCTCGACGGGTGCTAGAACCGGCGACAGCAGGGTGCGTTCGCCATTGAAGACACGCGCCATGTAAAAGCCAAGCGGCTTCACCAGCGCAAAAACGATCCCGCAGAAAAGCAGGACCTGAAACCATCCATTGAGGGTCATGGTACTTTAACTTTCAATAGCCGTCGCTTCGGTCAAAAGCGTTCGGGGCGAATGAGAGCATAGGTGAGATAGGCGGCGATAAAGATCGTGACGGCACCGCTCAGGATGTAATCGAAGGTCATCGCAGCCTCCGCCTAAAGCCGGTCGCAGGCGCGCGTATAGGCAAAGCAGAGGGCAAAAAACACCGTCGCTGCGCCGATAAGAACAAGATCCATCATTGATGGGACTCCTTTTCATTCGAGGAGCCGGACAGGAAGAAAAGCGCCGTCATGTGGGACGTCGCTTTTCAATCTTTCTGGCTGGACAGGGAACACCATCCCTTTCCGCAGAGAAGAATGCACCCGAACCGCATAAAGGTTCGAGACGGCCACAGATGGAATAAAATAGGAATCCTATAGGAATTTCGATGCCCGCGGAGACAGGCACCCTATCCATGTGTTAATCTGCCTCTTAATGAGAGAGCGGCTCACTAAAGGCGGATACGATGGTTTCCGCCGAACTGTTGCCGGCAAGCAGCGCCGCCAGCAGAATGCGGGCCTGCCCCGGCCGGAGCGTGGATGAATGCACGGCACCCACAGCTACGAGATCATGCCCGCCGCCGCCGCCGCCATAACTTGCAACCAGCTGTCCTTCCGGCACACGGCTGGAAACCACGACGGGTACGCCACGTTCGGCGCAGCGCTTCACCGCTTCAGCGATTAGCGGATTGGCATTGCCGGAACCGAGTGCTGCAAGCACGATGCCTTTCGCACCAGCTTCAAGGCTCGCATCGATATGGGTCGCGTCACAGCCGGGATGGATGGCGACGATATCGACCCTGGTATCCGTGACGGAAGCAGCAAGCTTCGGCGCTACGGCCTGGATCAACGGGCGCGCCGAACGGAAGGCATCCGCCGCATCCGCACTCAGCTTGTAAAGCCCCCAGGCCGGCAGACAACGACCACCAAAAGAAAGGAGCACACCCTTTTCAGCATTCCGCTGATCGAGTGCCGTTTCTATGGCCCGCGCCAGATTGGCCGGTCCGTCCGCTTGCCTGTGGTCTGCCGTAAACTGCGCGCCGGTGAAGACCACCGGTTTGGCAAGGGCGTGCTGCACATGGACGAGCAGCGACGACTCTTCCATCGCGTCAGTTCCATGCAAAACGACGATACCCGTCACGGCGGGATCGCTGAGTTCGATGCCAACAGCATCGCTGATGCGTTGCATGTCGGCCAAGGTCAGGCTGGAAGAATCCTTCGCCATCAGATCGACGGGCTTCAGCCGCGCATTGACCTGCGGAACCAGCGCCAGCAGGTCCTCGCCGGAAAGGCAGGGGGTGCTGGCGCCATCGGCACCACGCCGGCTGGCGATGGTGCCACCGGTGGCGATGACCGCCACCAGTGGAGATGCGCCCTGCCCGCTCAATGCGACACTCCCGATCCTGCCCGTTCAGCGGCCAGTCGATAGATGCGGTCGCGCAGCAGATACCAGCCGATGACCAGCGCCGGGATGATGACGATCAGCGAGGCGATCGTCCACGAACCAACGGGATAGTCAAAGGCCATCAGCACCAGCACACCGAACAGGAAGATGAGCGTGAGGATGCCGGTATAGGGCGCGCCGAACATGCGGAAATCCGGACGCACAATCTCACCGCGCTGCGAAAGCTGCCAGAGCCTCAACTGGCAGAGCACGATGACGGCCCATGCGCAGATGATGCCGAGCGCCGAAAGGTTGAGCGCGATCTCGAAGGCGGAAGAGGGAACGACTGCGTTCAAAGCCACACCGAGAACCGTGACGACGGCGGTGACCGCGATGCCGCCATAGGGCACGCCGTTCTTGTTCATCTTCGCGAGCGCCGCCGGAGCCGAACCGGAAACCGCCATGGAGTGGAGAATGCGGCCGGTGGAATAAAGGCCGGCATTAAGCGAGGACAACACGGCGGTCAGAACGACGAGGTTCATGATCACGTCAGCGCCCTCTACACCGATGGAGCCGAAGAAGGTCACGAACGGGCTCTCGCCGGCCTTGTAGGCGGTGTAGGGCAAAAGCAGCGTAAACAGCAGCACGGAGCCGACGTAAAACACCACGAGGCGCAGGACGACGGCGCGGATGGCGCGCGGCATGACCTTGCGCGGGTCTTCGGTTTCGCCCGCCGCCGTGCCGATCAGCTCGATTGAGGCATAGGCAAATACCACGCCCTGAATAATGACGAAGGCGGGAAGAATGCCATTCGGGAAAAAGCCGCCATTGTCCGTAATCAGGCTGAAGCCGGTGACGTGACCCTCGATGGGCGTGCCGAAAATAACGAAGTAGACGCCAACGACGAGGAAAATGGCGAGCGCCAGAACCTTGATCAGGCTGAACCAGAATTCAAGTTCGCCGAACACCTTGACCGACAGCATGTTCATCGCCAGCACGACCAGAAGCGCCGTCATCGCGAATACCCACTGGTCGATGCCGGCGAGCCACGGAACATATTGCTTGAAGAAATTCATGTAGAGCGCGACGGCGGTTACATCCGCCACCGAGGTCATGGCCCAGTTTAGCCAATACATCCAGCCGGCCGCAAAGGCCATCTTCTCGCCGTAGAATTCGCGGGCATAGGAGACGAAGGAGCCGGAGCTCGGGCGATGCATGATCAGCTCACCGAGCGCGCGCAGTACCAGAAACGCGAAGAAACCGCAGAGCGCATAAACGAAAACCAGCGCCGGACCAGCCTGCGCGAGACGCCCGCCGGCACCCAGAAAGAGACCCGTTCCGATGGCGCCACCGATGGCAATCATCTGAATTTGGCGCGGCTTCAGGGCTTTATGGTAACCGAGATCCTCTTCAACGAAGACCTCACGTTCGGCGGGTGCCGTTTTTCCAGAATGCATGGATTTATCCTCCCGATAAAACGCTTGTAATCGGCAATAAGCCGGAAATCAAAGTGGAACTGGCGTCGTCCCCAAGGCTCGAAATATGGCCAGCGAATGCATGCGCGCTGTAAAGCTGCATGACAGATTTTCGCCCTCATAATGGCAGATAATGCCGTTCGTCAAGGGTATTCGATATGATTGACCTTCTCCTCCACCGCGATTAAGGTCGAAAAATCTGTAAGACAGCTTTACAGATATTACAACACTTAAAAGCCAGTGGAGGAAAAAGTGAGTGTGACGCGCAGGGAGCATGATTTGCTCGGGACCAAGGAAATTCCGGCTGATGTCTATTGGGGCGTGCACACCGCGCGCGCGGTGGAAAACTTCAAGATCACGGGGGTGACCATCGGCCACAACCCTTATCTCGTCAGGGGACTGGCCTACGTGAAGGAGGCGGCCGCACGCGCAAATCACGAACTCGGCCTCATCGACAAGGAGCGCATGGAAGCGATCGCGGAAGCCTGCCGCGAAATCCGCGCCGGCGCGCTGCACGAGCAATTCGTGGTGGATGAAATCCAGGGCGGAGCCGGCACCTCCACCAACATGAATGCCAATGAGGTCATCGCCAACCGTGCGCTTGAACTGCTCGGTCACGAAAAAGGCGATTATGCCCGTCTTCACCCGAATGATCATGTCAATCTCAGCCAGTCGACCAACGACGCCTATCCGACGGCGATCAATGTCGGGCTGATCGAGGCAATCGACGATCTGGCGGCCTCCATGGGCGTGCTGAAAGACGCCTTCGACCGCAAGGCGCAGGAATTTGCCGGCTTTATCAAGATCGGCCGCACGCAATTGCAGGACGCCGTGCCGATGACGCTCGGCCAGGAATTCCGTACTTTCGTGGTGATGCTCGGCGAAGACCAGGCCCGCCTGATCGAATCCGCCGCCCTGCTGCACGAAATCAATCTCGGCGCCACCGCCATCGGGACCGGGCTCAATGCGCCGCGCGGTTATGCCGAGCTTGCCTGCCAGCATCTGGCTGAGCTGACCGGCCGGCCGCTCGTCACGGCAGCAGACCTGATCGAAGCCACACAGGACCCCGGCGCCTTCGTGCACCTTTCCGGCGTGCTGAAACGTGTGGCCGTCAAGCTGTCGAAGACCTGCAACGATCTTCGCCTGCTCTCCTCCGGCCCGCGCGCCGGCATCGGCGAAATCACCCTGCCGTCGGTTCAGGCAGGTTCCAGCATCATGCCGGGCAAGATCAACCCGGTCATTCCCGAAGTGGTCAATCAAGTCGCCTATGCTGTCATCGGCAACGACATCACCATCACCATGGCGGCCGAAGCCGGACAGCTGCAGTTGAACGCTTTTGAACCGATCATCGTGCGGGCATTGTCGCAGAGCATCAGCCAGCTCAGCGCCGCCTGCCGCACACTGGCGGAACGTTGCGTCGAGGGCATCGTCGCAAATCCCGCCATCATGGCGCAGCGCGTGGAAGAATCGATCGGTCTCGCCACCGCGCTCAATCCGCTGATCGGCTATTACGCGGCGACGGAAGTGGCGAAAGAGGCGCTTGCCAGCGGCCGCACCGTGCCGCAGGTGGTTCTGGAACGGGGTTATCTGACGGAAGCGCAATTGCAGCAGGCGCTTAGCCCGCGTCATCTTGCCAACCTGCCCGCCCTTACAGTTACGGCTGGCGAAGCCGATCTTCGCCGATGATCGTCGTCACTACCTGCTTCACCTGGCCGAGGTGAAGCTCCATCGCCTCACGCGCCTCGGGTGCTGAATTCCGCCGGATCGCTTCGACGATCCGGCGGTGCTCAAAATTCGAGGCGACACGGCGGCCCGCCATCAGATTGACCATCTCGGACTGCTGGGAAAGCGCTTCGCGGGCATCGGCCACCACCTTGGCGAATAGTCCGTTGGCCGAAGCTTCCGCGATGGCGCAGTGAAATTGCCCGTCGAGCAACACCCAGGGATGCGGCCTCTCTTCGGCGTCCATCCGGTCGCAGAGGTCTAGCAGGGCGGCCAGTTGTGCATCCGTGCGCCTCACTGCCGCCCAGCCGGCGGCCGGCACCTCGATGAAGGGCCGGGCCTCGATCAGATCGCGGGCGGAGTAGGCGCCATAACTCAATTCGGAAGGCGGTGTCGGCGTCATCACATAGGTGCCGCTGCCGGTACGGGTCTGCGTCAGGCCAAGAGTCTGAAGCGACCGTAGCGCCTCGCGGATGATCGGCCGGCTGACGCCATATCGCACCGCCAGGTTGGACTCGGCAGGCAGCCGGGTACCGACCGCAAGCTGACCCGAGGTGATGGCGGAACGGATATCATCGAACACCGCTTCCGCGGCATTCTTGCGATTGATCGGCTGTGCCTCCGCAAGCCAATCCGACAACCCGCCCATCTTCAAACCCTCCGGCACCCCAATATGATCCGCAATATCGGCGATATGCGGATTCGTTACGCGAGATCATGCGACCGTCCAGAAACGAAAGGACGGCCGCCGCTCTCGCAGCTAAGCCGACCTTCCTAACATTATCCTGGCCATGGGAACAACGACGGCGGATATTTTTATCGGAGGAAGGAAGCGGCGATCACTTCCTTCCAATATCAGGCCGTGGCGTCGTGTTCTTTCGGCTCGTTATCCTCACGGGGGATGCGGAACCACGCAACATAAAGCGCCGGCAGGAAAAGCAGCGTCAGCGCCGTGCCCACCACAATACCGCCCATCATCGCATAGGCCATCGGCCCCCAGAAAATCTCCCGGGAGATGGGGATGAGAGCAAGTGTGGCTGCCGCCGCCGTCAGCATGATCGGCCGCATGCGGTGCTCGGTCGCTTCGATGACGGCGCGCCAGGCCGAGACGCCTTCACTTCTCAGATGCTCGATCTGCACCACGAGGATGACCGAGTTGCGGATCAGGATGCCGATCAACGCCAACACGCCGAGAATGGCGACGAACCCCATCGGTGCATTGGAGAAGAGCAGCGCCACCACCACGCCGATCAGGGCTGTCGGCGCCACGGCGAAGACCAGGAACAGCCGGCTGAAGCTTTGCAGCTGAACCATAAGGATCGTCGCCATCGCAAACAGCATCAAAGGCACCACCGCAACGATCGGCGCTTGCGAATCCGCGCTGGATTCAACCGAGCCACCCGTCTCCAGCTTGTAACCCACTGGAAGCATCTTCTCAAAAGCCTCGAGTTTCGGCTTCAACTGCTCCACAATCGTCGCAGGCTGCGTCGGGCCGATAATGGCAGCCTTGACGGTGACCGTCGGGATTCGATCGCGACGCCAGATGGTCGGTTGTTCCAGCTCATAGCGGAAATTGGCAATCGCCGAGAGCGGCACGGCCTTGCCGTTCGTCGCCGGCAATTGCAGGTTCTGCAAGGTCTCGATGGAACCGCGCTCCGCCAACTGCGCCCGCGCCACCACATTGACGAGATAGATGTCATCCCGAACCTGGGTAACGGTGGAGCCCTCGACAATGCTGTTCATGGCATTGGCGATATCTTCCGAGGAAACGCCGAGCTGTCGGGCCTTGTCCTGGAGAACGTCGACCTTGACCACACGCGTCGGCTCGTTCCAGTCCATGACCAGGTTGGACAGAAGCCGGTGTTCGCCGACAATGCCCGACAATTGCTGCCCGAGTTCACGGACTTTCTGGACATCGGGGCCGCTCAGGCGATATTGCACCGGTTTTCCGACCGGCGGGCCGATATCGAGCAATTTCACGAAGGCGTCGGTGCCGATGAATGTGCGGTCCAGGTAATCCTGCAACTCGGCACGCACCTTGTCACGCACATCCAGCCCCTTGGTGACGATGATCGTCTGGCCGAAGGTGACATCAGGCGTCTGCACGTCGAAGGACAGGACGAACCGCGGCGCGCCTTCACCGACATAGGTTGTCCAGTGATCGATATCCGGATTCTCGGCCAGCATATCCTGCTCGAACTTGGCCATCTGCCGGTTGGTTTCGGCAATCGAGCTGTTTTGCTGCAGGTTCCAGTCGACGATAAGCTCCACGCGGTCGGATGACGGGAAGAACTGCTGCTGCACCAGGCTCATGCCGCCGATGGACAGGGCAAACAACGCGACCGTGGCGATGATCGTCACCCAGCGCCAACGTAGCGCCCGGCCGAGAAGCCAGGAAAAGGCGGAGGCAAATCGCCCCTTCTTTTCATGATGAGACTTCATCGTCTTCGGCAGGATCGTCACCCCGAGCAATGGCGTGAACAGCACAGCAACGATCCATGACACGATCAACGAAACGGCGATCACCACAAACAGCGTGAAGGTGAATTCGCCCGCCGCACTGTTGTTGAGGCCAACGGGAATGAAGCCAGCAACCGTGACCAGTGTGCCGGTCAACATCGGAAAGGCGGTGGACGTATAAACATAGGTCGCCGCTTTTCTGAGATCGTCTCCGATCTCGAGGCGCGCCACCATCATCTCGACTGCGATCATCGCATCGTCGACGAGAAGCCCGAGCGCGATGATGAGCGCACCCAGCGAGATGCGTTGCAGCGAGATGCCTGTGTATTCCATGTAGACGAAAGTGATTGCCAGCACGAGCGGAATGGAGACGGCAACCACCATGCCGGCCCTGAGGCCAAGGCTGATGAAGCTGATGACGAGAACGATGGCGATGGCCTCGAAAAGCGCCGAGGTAAAGCCCGAGACCGCCTCATCGACCACGGCCGGCTGGTCGGACACCCGATGCACATCGACGCCAACAGGTAGATCCGCAACGACGCGCTTCATCTGCGCATCCAGCGCCTCACCGAAATGCAGGAGGTTCGCACCGGTTTTCATGCCGATCGCAAGGCCGATGGCCGGCTGGCCGTTGAAACGGAACAGCGAGGATGGCGGATCGACATAACCGCGCCGGATCGTCGCCACTTCCGTCAGCGGGAAGAACCGATTGTTGACGCGCAGATTGATGGACCGCAGGCTCTCTTCCGAGGTGAACTGGCCGCTGACACGCAGGGCCACGCGCTCCGGCCCTGCATTGACGAAACCGGACTGGGTGACGGCGTTCTGGGACTGCAGCGTCTTGATGATCGACTGCTGGTCGATGCCGAGCGCCGCGATCTGGCGCGTGGAAAATTCCAGATAGATTGTCTCATCCTGCGCGCCGATGATATCGACCTTGCCGATATTGTCGACGGTCAGCACCTTCGCGCGTGCGTCTTCCACCAGATCGCGCAATTGCCGCTGGCTGAGACCGTCGCTGGTGAAGGCATAGATATTGCCATAGACATCGCCAAAGCGGTCGTTGAAGAACGGACCGACGACACCAGAGGGAAACTCTCCCTTGATATCGCCGATCATGTTGCGCACCCGCACCCAGGTGGGTTCGACGTTGCGCGCCTTGGTTTCCGGCACCAGTTCCACGAAGATCGTCGTGCGGCCGGCCACCGTCTGGCTGCGCAGATGATCGAGATTATCGAGTTCCTCGAGTTTCTTCTCGATCCTGTCGGTCACCTGGCGGGCCACTTCCTCGGCGGAAGCACCCGGCCATTGCGCATTGATCACCATGGTCTTGATGGTGAAATTCGGATCTTCCTCGCGGCCGAGATTGAGATAGGAGAAAACGCCGGCGAGAACGAAGACCAGCATGAAGTACCAGACGAGCGAACGGTGTTCGAGCGCCCAATCGGAAAGATTGAATTTCTTCACTGACGGACCTCCTGATCGATCCTGATGGCTTGTCCATCCTTGAGCTTGTGCACACCGGCGCTGGCAACGCGCTCGCCGGGCTTGACGCCGCCGATAATGCGCACGCTGCCGCCGTCGGCGGGCTCGCCTTCTATCGTGACCGGGCGGTAGGTCACCGTTGCCGTATCGACATTAACGATCCAGACGCCCCAGCCAGTATCGGTTTTCAACAGCGCCGATGCGGGAAGCGTGATCCGCGGTTCGGAGGCGGCAAGCGCCAGAGCCGTGACGACGGAGCCGAGCCGGAATGCCTGCGGCGCATCCTGCAGGCTGATCTTCGTGCGGCGTGTTCGCGTCGCCGTTTCGGCTTCCGGGGCAATTTCGCGCACCACGCCGGTCGTATGGATTTTCGGATCGAGTTGCAGGGCAATCTCGAAGGTCGAGCCGATTTCCAGCCGCTGCGCCGCAAATTGCGGAACATCCACCACCACGTCGCGCACTTCCGGGCGGGCGATGGTCACCACCGTCTGACCGGCGGAAACGACCTGGCCGATTTCGCCTGACGTGGCAGTCACCACACCGTCAAATTCCGCACGCAGCTGCGCATAACCCAGCTGCTCCTCGGCCTTGTCAAGATTGGCGCGGGCCTTGGCGACGGAAGCATTGGCCGTGCGCGTGGCTTGTTCCGCCTCTTCCAGTGCCGCTTCCGTGCCGCTGCGGGCTTCGGCCAGCACACGCTGGCGCTGTTCGGTCGTCACCGCGTTGGCGAGTTGCGCCTCGGCATTGGAAAGATCGGACTGTGCACTTTTCACCGACAGTTCCAGCGCCAGCGGATCGATCGAGGCCACCACGTCGCCTTTCTTGACCAAATCGGCCACATCGACATTGCGGGCGATGATGCGGCCGAGGACGCGAAAACCAAGATCGGTCTGAATGCGCGATTCGACC
The DNA window shown above is from Agrobacterium tumefaciens and carries:
- a CDS encoding efflux RND transporter permease subunit, with amino-acid sequence MKKFNLSDWALEHRSLVWYFMLVFVLAGVFSYLNLGREEDPNFTIKTMVINAQWPGASAEEVARQVTDRIEKKLEELDNLDHLRSQTVAGRTTIFVELVPETKARNVEPTWVRVRNMIGDIKGEFPSGVVGPFFNDRFGDVYGNIYAFTSDGLSQRQLRDLVEDARAKVLTVDNIGKVDIIGAQDETIYLEFSTRQIAALGIDQQSIIKTLQSQNAVTQSGFVNAGPERVALRVSGQFTSEESLRSINLRVNNRFFPLTEVATIRRGYVDPPSSLFRFNGQPAIGLAIGMKTGANLLHFGEALDAQMKRVVADLPVGVDVHRVSDQPAVVDEAVSGFTSALFEAIAIVLVISFISLGLRAGMVVAVSIPLVLAITFVYMEYTGISLQRISLGALIIALGLLVDDAMIAVEMMVARLEIGDDLRKAATYVYTSTAFPMLTGTLVTVAGFIPVGLNNSAAGEFTFTLFVVIAVSLIVSWIVAVLFTPLLGVTILPKTMKSHHEKKGRFASAFSWLLGRALRWRWVTIIATVALFALSIGGMSLVQQQFFPSSDRVELIVDWNLQQNSSIAETNRQMAKFEQDMLAENPDIDHWTTYVGEGAPRFVLSFDVQTPDVTFGQTIIVTKGLDVRDKVRAELQDYLDRTFIGTDAFVKLLDIGPPVGKPVQYRLSGPDVQKVRELGQQLSGIVGEHRLLSNLVMDWNEPTRVVKVDVLQDKARQLGVSSEDIANAMNSIVEGSTVTQVRDDIYLVNVVARAQLAERGSIETLQNLQLPATNGKAVPLSAIANFRYELEQPTIWRRDRIPTVTVKAAIIGPTQPATIVEQLKPKLEAFEKMLPVGYKLETGGSVESSADSQAPIVAVVPLMLFAMATILMVQLQSFSRLFLVFAVAPTALIGVVVALLFSNAPMGFVAILGVLALIGILIRNSVILVVQIEHLRSEGVSAWRAVIEATEHRMRPIMLTAAAATLALIPISREIFWGPMAYAMMGGIVVGTALTLLFLPALYVAWFRIPREDNEPKEHDATA
- a CDS encoding efflux RND transporter periplasmic adaptor subunit: MFRINRSLFLFLPAIALSSCQEKQEATAEAPRPVLSVVVEEKSADALRLTGTVESRIQTDLGFRVLGRIIARNVDVADLVKKGDVVASIDPLALELSVKSAQSDLSNAEAQLANAVTTEQRQRVLAEARSGTEAALEEAEQATRTANASVAKARANLDKAEEQLGYAQLRAEFDGVVTATSGEIGQVVSAGQTVVTIARPEVRDVVVDVPQFAAQRLEIGSTFEIALQLDPKIHTTGVVREIAPEAETATRTRRTKISLQDAPQAFRLGSVVTALALAASEPRITLPASALLKTDTGWGVWIVNVDTATVTYRPVTIEGEPADGGSVRIIGGVKPGERVASAGVHKLKDGQAIRIDQEVRQ
- a CDS encoding aspartate ammonia-lyase; translated protein: MSVTRREHDLLGTKEIPADVYWGVHTARAVENFKITGVTIGHNPYLVRGLAYVKEAAARANHELGLIDKERMEAIAEACREIRAGALHEQFVVDEIQGGAGTSTNMNANEVIANRALELLGHEKGDYARLHPNDHVNLSQSTNDAYPTAINVGLIEAIDDLAASMGVLKDAFDRKAQEFAGFIKIGRTQLQDAVPMTLGQEFRTFVVMLGEDQARLIESAALLHEINLGATAIGTGLNAPRGYAELACQHLAELTGRPLVTAADLIEATQDPGAFVHLSGVLKRVAVKLSKTCNDLRLLSSGPRAGIGEITLPSVQAGSSIMPGKINPVIPEVVNQVAYAVIGNDITITMAAEAGQLQLNAFEPIIVRALSQSISQLSAACRTLAERCVEGIVANPAIMAQRVEESIGLATALNPLIGYYAATEVAKEALASGRTVPQVVLERGYLTEAQLQQALSPRHLANLPALTVTAGEADLRR
- a CDS encoding FadR/GntR family transcriptional regulator, yielding MGGLSDWLAEAQPINRKNAAEAVFDDIRSAITSGQLAVGTRLPAESNLAVRYGVSRPIIREALRSLQTLGLTQTRTGSGTYVMTPTPPSELSYGAYSARDLIEARPFIEVPAAGWAAVRRTDAQLAALLDLCDRMDAEERPHPWVLLDGQFHCAIAEASANGLFAKVVADAREALSQQSEMVNLMAGRRVASNFEHRRIVEAIRRNSAPEAREAMELHLGQVKQVVTTIIGEDRLRQP